A single window of Jiangella alkaliphila DNA harbors:
- the nuoF gene encoding NADH-quinone oxidoreductase subunit NuoF: protein MSDNVLTPVLTARWDQSDAFTRRNYEKADGYKALRRALQRKPEDLVEIVKDSGLRGRGGAGFPTGMKWSFIPKDSPKPTYLVVNADESEPGTCKDIPLMLADPHVLVEGVIITSYAIGAKHAFIYVRGEVLHVFRRVLNAVAEAYEAGYLGQDILGSGFDLDIVVHAGAGAYICGEETALLDSLEGRRGQPRLKPPFPAVAGLYASPTVINNVETIASVPSIVAGGAEWFRGMGTEKSPGYGIFSLSGHVTNPGQYEAPLGITLRELLDLAGGMRAGHELKFWTPGGSSTPLLTAEHLDVPLDFEGMTGAGSLLGTRALQIFDDTTCVVRATERWIEFYKHESCGKCTPCREGFWWMVQILERLEKGDGTEADLDKLLDMSDNIAGRSFCALADGGVAPVISSIQHFRDEYIAHFEHGGCPFDPAASTLFSQELGAKA from the coding sequence GTGAGTGACAACGTGCTCACCCCGGTCCTGACCGCCCGCTGGGACCAGTCCGACGCCTTCACCCGGCGCAACTACGAGAAGGCCGACGGCTACAAGGCGCTGCGCCGCGCGCTGCAGCGCAAGCCCGAGGATCTCGTCGAGATCGTCAAGGACTCCGGCCTGCGCGGCCGCGGCGGCGCCGGCTTCCCGACCGGGATGAAGTGGAGCTTCATCCCGAAGGACTCGCCCAAGCCGACGTACCTCGTGGTGAACGCGGACGAGTCCGAGCCGGGCACCTGCAAGGACATCCCGCTGATGCTGGCCGACCCGCATGTGCTGGTCGAGGGCGTCATCATCACGTCCTACGCCATCGGCGCCAAGCACGCGTTCATCTACGTGCGCGGCGAGGTGCTGCACGTCTTCCGCCGGGTGCTGAACGCGGTCGCCGAGGCGTACGAGGCCGGCTACCTGGGTCAGGACATCCTGGGCTCCGGGTTCGACCTCGACATCGTGGTGCACGCCGGCGCCGGCGCGTACATCTGCGGCGAGGAGACCGCGCTGCTGGACTCGCTGGAGGGCCGCCGCGGCCAGCCCCGGCTCAAGCCGCCGTTCCCGGCCGTCGCCGGCCTCTACGCGTCGCCGACCGTGATCAACAACGTCGAGACCATCGCGTCGGTGCCGTCGATCGTCGCCGGCGGCGCGGAGTGGTTCCGCGGCATGGGCACCGAGAAGTCGCCCGGCTACGGCATCTTCTCGCTGTCCGGCCACGTCACGAACCCCGGCCAGTACGAGGCGCCGCTGGGCATCACGCTGCGCGAGCTGCTCGACCTCGCCGGCGGCATGCGGGCCGGTCACGAGCTGAAGTTCTGGACGCCGGGCGGCTCGTCGACGCCGCTGCTGACGGCCGAGCACCTCGACGTCCCGCTCGACTTCGAGGGCATGACGGGGGCCGGCTCGCTGCTCGGCACCCGGGCGCTGCAGATCTTCGACGACACCACCTGCGTCGTGCGCGCCACCGAACGGTGGATCGAGTTCTACAAGCACGAGTCCTGCGGCAAGTGCACGCCCTGCCGCGAGGGCTTCTGGTGGATGGTGCAGATCCTCGAGCGGCTGGAGAAGGGCGACGGCACCGAGGCCGACCTGGACAAGCTGCTGGACATGAGCGATAACATCGCTGGCCGCTCGTTCTGTGCGCTCGCCGACGGCGGGGTGGCGCCGGTGATCTCGTCCATCCAGCACTTCCGCGACGAGTACATCGCGCACTTCGAGCACGGCGGCTGCCCGTTCGACCCGGCCGCCTCGACGCTGTTCTCGCAGGAACTGGGGGCCAAGGCCTGA
- the nuoE gene encoding NADH-quinone oxidoreductase subunit NuoE gives MTDVNETQAGPAPLDDTVRAEMAEIIARYPEPRSALLPMLHLVQAHQGYVSPEGIELCAEVLDITEAEVAAVATFYTMYKRRPVGDYHVGVCTNTLCAVMGGDAIWADLSEYLGVGHDETTDDGKVSLERVECNAACDYAPVMMVNWEFMDNQTPQSARDLVDRLRGGEEVHSTRGPRICTWKQAERVLAGFPDGLATEGVAAGPASVVGLELAHENGWTAPEGGQRELGGSKK, from the coding sequence ATGACCGACGTGAACGAGACACAGGCCGGCCCCGCCCCGCTGGACGACACCGTCCGGGCGGAGATGGCAGAGATCATCGCCCGCTACCCGGAGCCGCGCTCGGCGCTGCTGCCGATGCTGCACCTCGTGCAGGCGCACCAGGGGTACGTCAGCCCTGAAGGCATCGAGCTGTGCGCCGAGGTCCTCGACATCACCGAGGCCGAGGTGGCGGCGGTCGCGACGTTCTACACCATGTACAAGCGCCGCCCCGTCGGCGACTACCACGTCGGCGTCTGCACGAACACGCTGTGCGCGGTCATGGGCGGCGACGCGATCTGGGCCGACCTGTCCGAGTACCTCGGCGTCGGGCACGACGAGACCACCGACGACGGCAAGGTCTCGCTCGAGCGGGTCGAGTGCAACGCGGCCTGCGACTACGCGCCGGTCATGATGGTCAACTGGGAGTTCATGGACAACCAGACGCCGCAGTCCGCGCGCGACCTGGTCGACCGCCTGCGCGGCGGCGAGGAGGTCCACTCCACCCGTGGCCCGCGCATCTGCACCTGGAAGCAGGCCGAGCGCGTGCTGGCCGGGTTCCCCGACGGCCTCGCCACCGAGGGCGTCGCCGCCGGCCCGGCCTCGGTCGTGGGGCTGGAGCTGGCGCACGAGAACGGCTGGACGGCGCCCGAGGGCGGTCAGCGCGAGCTGGGAGGTAGCAAGAAGTGA
- a CDS encoding NADH-quinone oxidoreductase subunit D codes for MSQQDVTFTPAGDDTDDPYAGVRETTEGPVYTVTGQDWDDVVGAAAAGEERIVVNMGPQHPSTHGVLRLILELDGETVTEARCGIGYLHTGIEKNMEYRTWTQGVTFVTRMDYLSPFFNEAAYVLGVEKLLGITDDIPERANVIRVMMMELNRISSHLVCIATGGMEMGALTLMTNGFRERERTLDLFELITGLRMNSAYIRPGGVAQDLPPGAVESIREYLRWMWDHIGSYEAFCNENPIFKGRTVGVGYLDLAGCMALGLTGPVLRSTGLPWDLRKSQPYCGYETYDFEVPTWDTSDSYGRFRIRIEEMKESLKIVEQCLDRLEPGPVMVGDKKIAWPAQLAIGSDGMGNSLDHIRHIMGESMEALIHHFKLVTEGFRVPAGEVYLPIESPRGELGAHVVSDGGTRPWRVHFRDPSFNNLQAVPAMCEGSMVADVIVAVASLDPVMGGCDR; via the coding sequence ATGAGCCAGCAGGACGTCACCTTCACCCCGGCCGGCGACGACACCGACGACCCGTACGCGGGCGTCCGCGAGACCACCGAGGGCCCGGTCTACACCGTCACCGGTCAGGACTGGGACGACGTGGTCGGCGCGGCCGCCGCCGGCGAGGAGCGCATCGTCGTCAACATGGGCCCGCAGCACCCGTCGACGCACGGCGTGCTCCGGCTCATCCTCGAGCTCGACGGCGAGACCGTCACCGAGGCCCGGTGCGGCATCGGCTACCTGCACACCGGCATCGAGAAGAACATGGAGTACCGGACGTGGACCCAGGGGGTCACGTTCGTGACCCGCATGGACTACCTGTCCCCGTTCTTCAACGAGGCCGCGTACGTGCTGGGCGTCGAGAAGCTGCTCGGCATCACCGACGACATCCCGGAGCGGGCCAACGTCATCAGGGTCATGATGATGGAGCTCAACCGCATCTCGTCGCACCTGGTCTGCATCGCGACCGGCGGCATGGAGATGGGCGCGCTCACCCTCATGACCAACGGGTTCCGCGAGCGTGAGCGCACGCTGGACCTGTTCGAGCTGATCACCGGCCTGCGGATGAACAGCGCGTACATCCGCCCCGGCGGCGTCGCGCAGGACCTCCCGCCCGGCGCGGTCGAGAGCATCCGCGAGTACCTGCGCTGGATGTGGGACCACATCGGCTCCTACGAGGCGTTCTGCAACGAGAACCCGATCTTCAAGGGCCGCACCGTCGGCGTCGGGTACCTCGACCTCGCCGGCTGCATGGCGCTGGGCCTCACCGGCCCGGTGCTGCGCTCGACCGGCCTGCCGTGGGACCTGCGCAAGTCGCAGCCCTACTGCGGCTACGAGACCTACGACTTCGAGGTGCCCACCTGGGACACCTCCGACTCCTACGGGCGCTTCCGCATCCGCATCGAGGAGATGAAGGAGTCGCTGAAGATCGTCGAGCAGTGCCTGGACCGGCTCGAGCCGGGTCCGGTCATGGTCGGCGACAAGAAGATCGCCTGGCCGGCCCAGCTGGCCATCGGCAGCGACGGCATGGGCAACTCCCTCGACCACATCCGGCACATCATGGGTGAGTCGATGGAGGCGCTGATCCACCACTTCAAGCTGGTCACCGAGGGCTTCCGGGTCCCGGCCGGCGAGGTGTACCTGCCGATCGAGAGTCCGCGCGGCGAGCTCGGCGCGCACGTGGTGTCCGACGGCGGCACCCGGCCCTGGCGGGTGCACTTCCGCGACCCGTCCTTCAACAACCTGCAGGCGGTGCCGGCGATGTGCGAGGGTTCCATGGTGGCCGACGTCATCGTGGCCGTCGCGAGCCTCGACCCGGTGATGGGTGGATGTGACCGATGA
- a CDS encoding NADH-quinone oxidoreductase subunit C — MSENDPQSGKQDPEEVEEASRTRVETSPIDQPGKAAEPGGGPDEPSKEEVTTGGAPPDAEPEEESLPAEPEGPALPPEHPSRRGMFGAYDGSGDTSGYGRLVVRDANPVRGGSTPRPWPDELEKLGDDVSAALQEAGSTDSDAFAKVLVDRGQITFFVTREKLAEVARTFRDDPALRFELCMGVNGVHYPEETGSELHVVIQLLSITHNRRVNLEVTCPEDDPHVPSIVHTYPSANWHERETYDFFGIIFDGHPSLTRIQMPDDWPGHPQRKDYPLGGIPVEYKGATIAPPDERRAYN; from the coding sequence GTGAGCGAGAACGACCCGCAGAGCGGCAAGCAGGATCCGGAAGAGGTCGAGGAGGCCTCGCGGACCCGCGTCGAGACCAGCCCCATCGACCAGCCCGGTAAGGCGGCCGAGCCCGGCGGCGGTCCCGACGAGCCGTCGAAGGAAGAGGTCACCACCGGCGGCGCCCCGCCCGACGCGGAGCCCGAGGAGGAGTCGCTCCCGGCCGAGCCCGAGGGCCCGGCCCTCCCGCCGGAGCACCCGTCGCGGCGCGGCATGTTCGGCGCCTACGACGGCAGCGGCGACACCTCCGGCTACGGCCGGCTCGTGGTCCGCGACGCCAACCCGGTCCGCGGCGGCTCCACCCCGCGCCCGTGGCCGGACGAGCTGGAGAAGCTCGGCGACGACGTCAGCGCCGCCCTGCAGGAGGCCGGCAGCACCGACAGCGACGCGTTCGCGAAGGTGCTGGTCGACCGCGGCCAGATCACCTTCTTCGTGACGCGCGAGAAGCTGGCCGAGGTCGCCCGGACGTTCCGCGACGACCCCGCGCTGCGGTTCGAGCTGTGCATGGGCGTCAACGGCGTGCACTACCCGGAGGAGACCGGCAGCGAGCTGCACGTCGTCATCCAGCTGCTCTCGATCACCCACAACCGCCGGGTCAACCTCGAGGTCACCTGCCCCGAGGACGACCCGCACGTCCCGTCGATCGTCCACACGTACCCGTCGGCCAACTGGCACGAGCGCGAGACGTACGACTTCTTCGGGATCATCTTCGACGGCCACCCGTCCCTCACCCGCATCCAGATGCCGGACGACTGGCCGGGGCACCCGCAGCGCAAGGACTACCCGCTCGGAGGCATCCCCGTGGAGTACAAGGGCGCGACCATCGCGCCGCCGGACGAGCGGAGGGCGTACAACTGA
- a CDS encoding NuoB/complex I 20 kDa subunit family protein, whose amino-acid sequence MGVEEKLPSGVLLATMENLLGYLRKGSVWPATFGLACCAIEMMAFGGPRHDSARFGMEVFRASPRQADLMIVAGRVSQKMAPVLRQIYDQMANPKWVLSMGVCASSGGMFNNYAIVQGVDHVVPVDVYLPGCPPRPEMLIDAILKLHDQIQHTKLGAHKVAADAEAEQLALRAEATHEMKGLLR is encoded by the coding sequence ATGGGTGTTGAAGAGAAGCTGCCGTCCGGGGTCCTCCTGGCGACCATGGAGAACCTGCTCGGCTACCTCCGCAAAGGCTCGGTCTGGCCGGCGACGTTCGGCCTGGCCTGCTGCGCCATCGAGATGATGGCGTTCGGCGGTCCCCGGCACGACTCCGCCCGGTTCGGCATGGAGGTCTTCCGTGCCTCGCCGCGCCAGGCCGACCTGATGATCGTCGCCGGCCGGGTGAGCCAGAAGATGGCGCCGGTGCTGCGGCAGATCTACGACCAGATGGCGAACCCGAAGTGGGTGCTGTCGATGGGCGTCTGCGCGTCGTCCGGCGGCATGTTCAACAACTACGCGATCGTCCAGGGCGTCGACCACGTCGTGCCGGTCGACGTCTACCTGCCCGGCTGCCCGCCGCGGCCGGAGATGCTGATCGACGCGATCCTCAAGCTGCACGACCAGATCCAGCACACCAAGCTGGGCGCGCACAAGGTCGCGGCCGACGCCGAGGCTGAGCAGCTGGCGCTGCGGGCCGAGGCCACGCACGAGATGAAGGGCCTGCTCCGGTGA
- a CDS encoding NADH-quinone oxidoreductase subunit A, with the protein MNAYAPILGLILLAAVFAVGSVAFSVVAGPKRYNRARLDSYECGIEPTPQPVGGGRFPVKYYLTAMTFIIFDIEIIFLYPWAVRFDHLGLFGFVAMVTFIFLITVPFIYEWRRGGLDWD; encoded by the coding sequence GTGAACGCCTACGCACCGATCCTCGGGCTCATCCTGCTCGCTGCGGTCTTCGCGGTGGGCTCGGTAGCCTTCTCCGTGGTGGCCGGCCCGAAGCGGTACAACCGGGCCCGGCTGGACTCCTACGAGTGCGGCATCGAGCCGACGCCGCAGCCCGTGGGCGGCGGCCGGTTCCCGGTCAAGTACTACCTGACCGCGATGACGTTCATCATCTTCGACATCGAGATCATCTTCCTGTACCCGTGGGCGGTCCGCTTCGACCACCTCGGGCTCTTCGGCTTCGTCGCGATGGTGACGTTCATCTTCCTGATCACCGTGCCGTTCATCTACGAGTGGCGGCGCGGCGGGCTCGACTGGGACTAG
- a CDS encoding geranylgeranyl reductase family protein, protein MSQRTGRTRPSAPTRTAGEADVIVVGAGPAGSTTAYHLARSGLDVLLLEKASFPRDKVCGDGLTPRAVRQLVRMGVDTSAPGWIRNQGLRIIGGGMRLHLPWPELASYPDYGLVRTRTDFDELLARHAASAGARLHERINVIAPVLDDRTGRIVGVTAKPLDERGRAAGDAVTYRAPLVVAADGTSSRLSTAMGIHKRDDRPMAVAVRTYYKTPRHDDDWMESWLELWAENDAGGRDLLPGYGWIFGTGNGTSNVGLGITNTSKAFGRVDYKDMLRRWAAQTPPEWGFTDENQVGDIRSAALPMGFNRQPHYSRGLLLVGDAGGMVNPFNGEGIDYAMEAAGLAATVVADALSRDAAGRERVLQGYPAALKHEHGGYFTLGRIFVRLIGDPRIMRIARNHGLPRPWLMKFTLKLLANLTDHRDGDVYDRVINAMTRLAPAA, encoded by the coding sequence ATGAGCCAGCGCACTGGTCGCACCCGACCGAGCGCCCCGACCCGCACCGCCGGCGAGGCCGACGTCATCGTCGTCGGCGCCGGGCCGGCCGGCTCGACCACGGCCTACCACCTGGCCCGGTCCGGGCTGGACGTGCTGCTCCTCGAGAAGGCGTCGTTCCCGCGCGACAAGGTCTGCGGCGACGGCCTGACGCCGCGCGCCGTCCGGCAGCTGGTCCGCATGGGCGTCGACACCAGCGCGCCGGGCTGGATCCGCAACCAGGGCCTGCGCATCATCGGCGGCGGCATGCGGCTGCACCTGCCGTGGCCGGAACTGGCCAGCTACCCCGACTACGGCCTGGTCCGCACCCGCACCGACTTCGACGAGCTGCTGGCCCGGCACGCCGCATCCGCCGGCGCCCGGCTGCACGAGCGCATCAACGTCATCGCGCCGGTGCTCGACGACCGCACCGGCCGCATCGTGGGCGTCACCGCGAAGCCGCTGGACGAGCGCGGACGGGCCGCCGGCGACGCCGTCACCTATCGCGCCCCGCTCGTGGTAGCCGCCGACGGGACGTCGTCGCGGCTGTCGACGGCGATGGGCATCCACAAGCGCGACGACCGCCCGATGGCCGTCGCCGTCCGCACGTACTACAAGACGCCGCGCCACGACGACGACTGGATGGAGTCCTGGCTGGAGCTGTGGGCCGAGAACGACGCCGGCGGGCGCGATCTGCTGCCCGGCTACGGCTGGATCTTCGGCACCGGCAACGGCACCAGCAACGTCGGCCTCGGCATCACCAACACCTCGAAGGCGTTCGGGCGGGTCGACTACAAGGACATGCTGCGCCGCTGGGCGGCGCAGACGCCGCCGGAATGGGGCTTCACCGACGAGAACCAGGTCGGTGACATCCGCAGCGCGGCGTTGCCGATGGGATTCAACCGCCAGCCCCACTACAGTCGTGGGCTGCTCCTGGTCGGCGACGCCGGCGGCATGGTCAACCCCTTCAACGGCGAAGGCATCGACTACGCGATGGAGGCGGCCGGCCTGGCCGCGACCGTCGTCGCCGACGCGCTCTCCCGGGATGCCGCCGGTCGGGAGCGGGTGCTGCAGGGCTATCCTGCGGCGCTGAAGCACGAACACGGTGGCTACTTCACGCTCGGCCGCATCTTCGTCAGATTGATCGGTGACCCACGGATCATGAGAATCGCCCGGAACCACGGCCTCCCGCGGCCCTGGCTGATGAAGTTCACGCTGAAGCTGCTGGCCAACCTGACCGACCACCGCGACGGCGACGTGTACGACCGCGTCATCAACGCGATGACCCGACTCGCCCCCGCGGCGTGA
- a CDS encoding demethylmenaquinone methyltransferase yields MTRASLDKQPHEVAAMFDDVAEKYDRTNDVLSLGQDRAWRRAVVAAVGAGPGERVLDLAAGTGTSSEPFRARGAFVVPCDFSLGMLRTGRRTRADLPFVAGDATRLPFAGDAFDAVTISFGLRNVHDPVAALRELLRVTRPGGRLVVCEFSHPAFAPFRKVYVEYLMRALPPVARRVSSSPDAYVYLAESIRAWPDQAGLAEWLGEAGWSDVRWRNLSAGIVALHHAVKP; encoded by the coding sequence GTGACCCGGGCCTCCTTGGACAAGCAGCCGCACGAGGTGGCGGCGATGTTCGACGACGTCGCCGAGAAGTACGACCGCACCAACGACGTGCTCTCGCTCGGCCAGGACCGCGCCTGGCGGCGGGCCGTCGTCGCGGCGGTCGGGGCCGGTCCGGGCGAGCGGGTGCTCGACCTCGCCGCCGGCACCGGCACCTCCAGCGAGCCGTTCCGGGCCCGCGGCGCGTTCGTCGTGCCGTGCGACTTCTCCCTCGGCATGCTGCGGACCGGACGGCGCACGCGTGCCGACCTGCCGTTCGTGGCCGGTGACGCCACCCGGCTCCCGTTCGCCGGCGACGCCTTCGACGCGGTGACGATCTCCTTCGGCCTGCGCAACGTGCACGACCCGGTCGCGGCGCTGCGCGAACTGCTGCGCGTCACCCGGCCCGGCGGCCGGCTCGTGGTCTGCGAGTTCAGCCACCCGGCGTTCGCGCCGTTCCGCAAGGTCTACGTCGAGTACCTGATGCGCGCGCTGCCGCCGGTCGCCCGCCGCGTGTCCAGCAGCCCCGACGCGTACGTCTATCTGGCCGAGTCCATCCGCGCCTGGCCGGACCAGGCCGGCCTGGCCGAGTGGCTGGGCGAGGCCGGCTGGTCCGACGTCCGCTGGCGCAACCTCAGCGCCGGCATCGTCGCGCTGCATCACGCCGTGAAACCCTGA
- a CDS encoding isochorismate synthase, which translates to MVVRTTEVPDPGPLLELLPEDTPMAWVRRGEGVVGWGQAARFDTIGANRFVAADRWWRRMVGTAVVRDEVRLPGTGPVAFGSFAFADVPGSSSLVLPDTVVGHRSGRWWVTTIDVTGNLPGGAALPPVSPARRPVDVAYADGGHSGGEWEAIVAEAVRRITAGELEKVVLARDLIAESPSPIDIRWPLRRLSDGYPHCWTFSVDGMIGATPELLVRRERGLVTSRVLAGTIRRTGDDEHDLALAASLARSSKDLEEHEYAVRSVADALAPFCSSMNVPESPFVLHLPNVMHLATDLAGVTDSDASSLALAAALHPSAAVGGTPTDVALEVILEIEGLDRARYAGPVGWMDARGDGEWGIALRSAEVSGSRLRLFAGCGIVAGSDPAAELAESVAKLVPMRDALSS; encoded by the coding sequence ATGGTCGTGCGCACCACGGAGGTCCCCGACCCGGGGCCGCTGCTGGAGCTGCTGCCCGAGGACACCCCGATGGCCTGGGTCCGGCGCGGTGAAGGCGTCGTCGGGTGGGGGCAGGCGGCCCGGTTCGACACCATCGGCGCCAACCGGTTCGTCGCCGCCGACCGGTGGTGGCGGCGCATGGTCGGCACCGCCGTCGTCCGCGACGAGGTGCGGCTGCCCGGCACCGGCCCAGTGGCGTTCGGCTCGTTCGCCTTCGCCGACGTCCCCGGCTCGTCGTCGCTGGTCCTCCCTGACACCGTCGTCGGGCACCGCTCCGGGCGCTGGTGGGTGACGACGATCGACGTCACCGGCAACCTGCCCGGCGGAGCGGCCCTGCCCCCCGTCTCACCGGCGCGGCGACCCGTCGACGTCGCGTACGCCGACGGCGGGCACAGCGGCGGCGAGTGGGAGGCGATCGTCGCCGAGGCGGTGCGCCGCATCACCGCAGGCGAGCTGGAGAAGGTCGTGCTGGCGCGCGACCTCATCGCCGAGAGCCCGTCGCCGATCGACATCCGGTGGCCGCTGCGGCGGCTGTCGGACGGCTACCCGCACTGCTGGACGTTCAGCGTCGACGGCATGATCGGCGCGACGCCCGAGTTGCTCGTGCGGCGCGAGCGCGGCCTCGTCACGTCGCGCGTCCTCGCCGGCACCATCCGCCGCACCGGCGACGACGAGCACGACCTCGCGCTGGCCGCGTCGCTGGCGCGGTCCAGCAAGGACCTCGAGGAGCACGAGTACGCCGTCCGCTCCGTCGCCGACGCGCTGGCACCGTTCTGCTCCAGCATGAACGTGCCCGAGTCGCCGTTCGTGCTGCACCTGCCGAACGTCATGCACCTCGCCACCGACCTCGCCGGCGTCACCGACTCCGACGCGTCGTCGCTGGCGCTGGCCGCCGCGTTGCACCCGTCGGCGGCGGTCGGCGGCACCCCCACGGACGTCGCGCTGGAGGTCATCCTCGAGATCGAGGGCCTCGACCGCGCCCGCTACGCCGGCCCCGTCGGCTGGATGGACGCCCGCGGCGACGGCGAGTGGGGCATCGCGCTGCGCTCGGCCGAGGTGTCCGGCTCGCGGCTGCGCCTCTTCGCCGGCTGCGGCATCGTCGCCGGCTCCGACCCCGCCGCCGAGCTCGCCGAGAGCGTCGCCAAGCTGGTCCCCATGCGCGACGCCCTCTCCTCCTGA
- the menD gene encoding 2-succinyl-5-enolpyruvyl-6-hydroxy-3-cyclohexene-1-carboxylic-acid synthase, translated as MNPSTWAARTLVTELVRHRVRHVVLAPGSRSAPLAHALATASARGDLRLHVRVDERVAAFTALGLARVAGPVAVVTTSGTAAANLHPAVLEASHSGVPLLLLTADRPHELRGTGANQTTDQVRLFGSAVRFFADVPASYGRAGEDADLRALLARAVAAAVGTRSGFAGPVHLDLAFREPLVPDDDASWPASSDGAVDVAAAGPAGEPSVLDAGPRTVVVAGDGAGTDARTYAEAAGLPLLAEPSSGARSGTNAVGPYRLLLERPELGGLVERVVVFGHATLSRPVSALLARESAEVVVVAARGPDWIDPGRRAARVVPAVAADAHADDGEWLTCWQRAAKAAQDAVDGVLTAGPLSGPAVAALVWAARRPGQTLVAGSSNPIRDLDLAAAPASAVDDAGPVLANRGLAGIDGTLSTATGVALATGAPVRALVGDLTFLHDIGGLLIGPLEDRPDLQIVVVNDDGGGIFALLEHGDPAHADRFERVFGTPHGADLASLCAGYGVAHRRVTDGASLGSALAEPVTGRSVLEVPVARAALRDLHARLRDAVAAALG; from the coding sequence GTGAACCCCTCGACCTGGGCGGCCCGCACGCTGGTCACCGAGCTGGTCCGGCACCGCGTCAGGCACGTCGTGCTGGCCCCGGGCTCGCGGTCCGCACCGCTCGCGCACGCGCTGGCGACGGCGTCCGCGCGCGGCGACCTGCGGTTGCACGTGCGCGTCGACGAGCGGGTCGCCGCGTTCACCGCGCTCGGGCTGGCCCGGGTGGCCGGGCCGGTCGCCGTCGTCACGACGTCCGGCACCGCAGCGGCGAACCTGCACCCCGCGGTGCTGGAGGCGTCGCACTCGGGGGTGCCGCTGCTGCTGCTCACCGCCGACCGGCCGCACGAGCTGCGCGGCACCGGTGCCAACCAGACCACCGACCAGGTGCGGCTGTTCGGGTCCGCGGTCCGGTTCTTCGCCGACGTGCCCGCCTCGTACGGACGCGCGGGGGAGGACGCCGACCTGCGGGCGCTGCTGGCCCGCGCCGTCGCGGCCGCGGTCGGTACGCGCTCGGGCTTCGCCGGCCCCGTCCACCTCGACCTCGCCTTCCGCGAGCCGCTCGTCCCGGACGACGACGCGTCCTGGCCGGCGTCGTCCGACGGCGCCGTGGACGTGGCCGCTGCCGGACCGGCGGGGGAGCCGTCGGTGCTGGACGCTGGGCCGCGGACGGTCGTGGTCGCCGGCGACGGTGCGGGTACGGACGCGCGGACGTACGCCGAGGCGGCCGGTCTACCCCTGCTCGCCGAGCCGTCGTCGGGCGCCAGGTCCGGCACGAACGCCGTCGGCCCGTACCGGCTGCTGCTGGAGCGGCCCGAGCTCGGCGGCCTCGTCGAGCGGGTCGTCGTGTTCGGGCACGCGACGCTGTCGCGGCCGGTCAGCGCGCTGCTGGCACGGGAGTCGGCCGAGGTGGTCGTCGTCGCCGCGCGTGGTCCGGACTGGATCGACCCCGGCCGCCGGGCGGCGCGGGTGGTCCCGGCGGTCGCGGCTGACGCTCACGCCGACGACGGGGAGTGGCTGACGTGCTGGCAGCGGGCCGCCAAGGCCGCCCAGGACGCCGTCGACGGGGTCCTGACGGCCGGGCCGCTGTCCGGACCGGCCGTGGCCGCGCTGGTCTGGGCGGCGCGGCGGCCGGGCCAGACCCTGGTCGCGGGCTCGTCGAACCCGATCCGCGACCTCGACCTCGCGGCGGCACCCGCCTCCGCCGTTGACGACGCCGGGCCCGTGCTGGCCAACCGCGGCCTGGCCGGCATCGACGGCACCCTGTCGACGGCGACCGGCGTGGCGCTGGCGACCGGCGCGCCCGTCCGCGCGCTGGTCGGCGACCTCACCTTCCTGCACGACATCGGCGGCCTGCTCATCGGCCCGCTGGAGGACCGGCCCGACCTGCAGATCGTCGTCGTCAACGACGACGGCGGCGGCATCTTCGCGCTGCTCGAACACGGCGACCCGGCGCACGCGGACCGGTTCGAGCGCGTCTTCGGCACCCCGCACGGCGCGGACCTCGCGTCGCTGTGCGCCGGCTATGGGGTCGCGCACCGCCGCGTCACCGACGGCGCGTCGCTGGGGTCGGCCCTGGCCGAGCCGGTGACGGGGCGCAGCGTGCTCGAGGTGCCGGTCGCTCGCGCCGCCCTGCGCGACCTGCACGCCCGCCTCCGTGACGCGGTCGCCGCCGCCCTCGGCTGA